The DNA segment ACGAGCTTGACCCCCTCGGGCAGTCGTACGGTGAACTCCACGGAGACCTCGTTCCGGCGATTCCACCCGTCGTTGCCGCGGGTGCGATAACCGTCTTCGTCGCAGGTGGTGTTCTCGTTCCAGATGGCGCAGATCAGGATGTCGTCGTTGGCGAGCTTCTTCACCTCGATACGGACGGCGTCGCCGCTACCGCGTCGCACGCGCTTCTCGCCGATCACCTCGGCCTTGTCGCCCGAGGCGCGGTCGACGCGGATGGCGCCGTTGAGGTTGCGGACGTACAGCCAGCGCCCGCGCGGGATGCGCCCTTCCCACGAGAAGTCGGGCGTCCCTTGTGCATCGAGCGATGCGACGGGGACGGCGAGTGGGGCGGCGGCCAGCAGGGTGCCGAGCAGGGCGTGCTTGAGGGCGAGGGTCACGGGGCGTCTCCTATGCCTAACGCTTGCGGATTTCGAGGTCGCCGCTGAAGGTCTCGGCGATGATGCGGGCGCCGCCGTTGCCGACGGAGAATTCGAAGCGGCGCGGGCGGCGCGACGAACGGTCGCCCGGCTGCAGGGTGATCGGGAAGTCGGACTCGAGTTCCCCGCTGAACGTCTCCACCGAGAAGCGGGCGTTGGCGGAGCCGGGGATGCTCAACTCGATGGTGCCGGAGTGCGAGTGGAACTCGTAGCGCCCGTCGGTCGCCATGTCGCCGGCGAAGGTGATGTCGCCGCTGGTCGTGGAGGTCTCGACGTCGCGCGAGGTGATCCCGGAGAGGGTGATGTCGCCGCTGGTGGTGTTCGCGTGCAGGTCCCCATCGACCGCGTCCAACTCGACGCTGCCGGACACCGAGGTCGCCTCGACCGTGCCCTTGAGCTGGCGCGCGGTCACGTCGCCAGAGACCGAGGTGAGCTCGATACGGCGCACCGCATCCTCCACTTGCACGTCGCCGCTGGTGGAGCCGGCCTCCACCTCGCCGCCGGTGCCGCGCACCATGACGTCGCCGGAGATGCTGCGCGCGATGACGCGCACACCACGCGGGACCGAGACTTCGTAGCGCGAGTCACCGCGGCGGCTCCCGCCCCACATCGAGCCGCGCCCTTCCTCCTCGAGCGTGATGCGCGACGAGGACACGTCGAGCTCCAGGCGCCCGCGTTCGGAGCTGGCCTTGATCTGCGCCTCACGGCGACTCCAGCCCGTGACGACGATCTCACCCGAGATGTTGGAGAGGTCGATGGTCCCGTCGGCAGAGAAGGCGACCGTGGTGTCGACGCGCGAGCGACCTTGCGGCACGTCGTCGTTGCGGCGCGCGCGGTCGCGGGTGTCGTCATCCCCGTTCCAGTTGGGATCCGACTTGCGCTTGCGCTCGATCTCACGCTCGATGCGCTCGGCCATCAGCGTCGCGTGCTTCTCGACGCGGGCGGCCATGCGCTCGGCGGCGGCCGCGATGTTCTCGGCCATGCGCTCGATGGAACGCTCGGACGATTGCGCGTGGAGCGTCGCCGGAAGGGCGGTGGCCAGCGCGAGGGCGAGGAGAACGGGAGAACGTGGCATGGGCGTGGTGGTCAGGTGCGGGACGGGAGAAGGGCGGCGGTGCGGAGCAGGCCGAGCTTCTTCTCCAGCGCCTTGTTGAGCTGCGTGGAAAGAAAACGCGAGGCGGGGTCGACTTCGAGCGCGCGCCGGGCCTCGGCGATCGCGGAGTCGATGGTGGCGATCGAGGATTCGAGGACGGCGACGGTGCGCGGATCGAGTTCGCTCCGACGCTCCGCCAGCACGCCGCGGAGGGTGGAGATCTCCGCGTTGTAGGTCTCACGCGCCGGAAGGCGTTCGGCCCGGCTGACCGGGGTCGCGGACGCCGCCGACGGCGTGGCGGCAAGGACCGGATCGGCTGCCACTACGCCGGCCGCGGCCGGGGAGAGCGACGACGTGGTCTGGTCGGGCGTCCGTGGGGCGCTGTCGGTCGCGGGATTCGCGGCCAGCGTCGGCGCCTGACGACGGCTGGTGAGGACGTAGGTCGAGAGGGCGGTGATCGCCATCAGGCCGGCGGCGACGGCGCCGAGCCGGAGACGATGCCAGCGCGATGGCGCCTGGCGACCGGGGCGTGCGGCCTCGCGCGCGGCGGCGTGCGCGCCGAGGTCGGCCACCGGCGTGTCGAGACGCTGGGCGATGGCCGGCCAGAGATCGTGCGACGGGGTGAGCGCGGGGAGCGTGGCGGCGTCGCGGGTGATGCGCTCGAAGTCGTGGACCAGCGCCGTGCAGGCGGTACACCCCGACAGGTGCAACTCGAGGTCGGCGACCGACGCGTCGTCCAGCGCTCCCTCGAGGTAGTCCCCGAGGCGCTCGTCGACTTCGGCGCAGGTCAGGTTGCGGTTGGTCATCGGTTCAGGGCCTCTCGTAACAGGTGCCGGGCGCGGTGCAGCTGCGCCTTGCTGCCACCAGCGGTGATGCCGAGCATCCCCGCAATCTCCTCGTGCTTGTAGCCCTCCACATCATGCAGCACGAAGATCTTTCGTGCGCCTGGCGGGAGGAGGGCGATCGCCGCTTCGAGGTCGATCGAGGCGCCGGGGGTCGAGGCCGAGCTCCCTTGCGGGAGCTGGTCGATTGCGTCGCCATCGTCTTCGAAGCGTGCGTGCTTCCGTCCGTCGGACTTCCGCGCGTTCAGGACCACGTTCACGGCGAGCCGGTGGAGCCACGTGCCGAAGGCCGAGTCTCCCCGAAAGAGGGAGAGCTTGTCCCAGGCGCGGACAAAGACGTCCTGCGTGAGCTCCTCGGCGTGCGTGCGGTCGTGGACCATGCGCGCGCAGACGGCAAAGACGCGGTTCACGTGCGAGCGATACAGCCGCTCGAACGCCCGACGGTCGCCCGCCGCAGCCTGGGCAGCCAGGGCTACGTCGGAGGCGTCGGTCGCTACGGGGAGGGGGGTTGGTTCCAGGGATGCCACCGTCACGATCGAACCGGTCGTCGTTTGCTCACTGGGTGAGATAGCGGCGACGGCCGGAAGGTTTGAATGGGGGGAAGACGGGACGACCGAGGATGGCGTCCCCCCTCTTGGTCCCCCTACGTGGCGAGGGTGCTCCCGAGTTTTGCCAGAAGGGTGTCGAGTTCGCCGACCGAGGAGACCACGTGCGTCGGCGAGGCCTCGAGGAGCTGGTGGTGCGTCGCGGCCCCCCAGGTGACACCGATCGTGACGGTGCCGGCCGCGTTGCCGGCCATGACGTCGAAGGGGGAGTCACCGATATAGACGGTGCGATCGGGGCGGTCGTCCAGCGCCGCGAGGGCGAACCAGAGCGGGTCGGGATCGGGCTTGTGCTTCGTGGTGCGGTCGGCGCCCACGACAACATCGAAGGATGGCGCGAGCCCCACGTAGGCGAGCGAGCGGTTGGCGAGGTGGTCCGCCTTGCTCGTGACGACGCCCAGCGGGTGGCCGGCGGTGCGGAGGCGCTCGATCAGGGCGGGGATGCCGTCGAAGGTGCGGGTGAGGCGGTCGTGGTGTTCGTACTGGAAGGCGCGATAGGTGCGCACCAGCTGCTGCAGGTCGTCCTCACCGGTCGCGTACTGGCCGAACTGCCACATGAGGGGGCGTCCGATCGTGGCGACCCACTGCTCGACGGTCGGGCGTGGTCCCTCGCGTGAGTCGAAGGCGTGCTGCATGGCCCCGACTAGTAGTTCGAGGGAGTCGATGAGGGTGCCGTCGAGGTCGAAGAGGACGACCGGGTGGCGACGCGGGGGGGAGACGTCGGGTGCGGTGGCCGGAGTGGGCCGCGTGGAGGGGGAGGACATGGGGGCGAAGAATAGCTCACGCGCCGGCGCCGTCGGGAAGGAGGGTGAGGACGGCCTCGAGGCGAACGTGGTCCGGAGCGGAGAGGTTGGCGGACACCGGATGGGAGAGGGGGGCCGGGGGGGCCACGTCGCGCAGGGAGGAGACGACGCGCTCCAGCCAGGCGCGGTCGTCGGGCGCCCGGGCGTGCGGCGGTGGGGGGGCCTCTGCGGCAAGTGCCTCCATGAGTTGCTCGATGCCGGCGCCCGATCGGGCCATGACGAGTCGGCGACCGTCAGCTGCACAACGGGCCACCGCCGGGCGCTGGGACCGCGGCGCGCGGGCAACCACCGCCCCGAGGGCTCGCAGGAGTCGCCGATGTCCCCGCGAGGTGTGTGCGGCGTCGGGGGCTAGCTGGTGCCGGGCGGCCTGCTGTGCGCACCAGTGGAAGAGGGCGCGCTCGACCGGGAGCAGCCTCGCGGTCGACGGCTCGCGCGAGTTGCAGCTGACGCCTGTCGGCGGCGCGGATGGGCGGGGATCGGGCGAGGTCAGGATCGGAAGGAGCGCCTCGAGCTGAGGGACGACTTCGTCCGGGGCGATCGTCACCCCCGCTGCGCTGGCAGAGACGAGCTGCGGATCTCGGCCGACCGAGACGATCGCCAACGATTGGGGGGCGGAGAGACCGTGCACGTGCCAGCGCAGCAACGGCGTGTCGTGGTCGGCGTGCGGGTCGCGTCGGTCGTCGAGCGCGGCCTTCGCTCCGCGCGCGGCACGAGCGTCGCGCGCCGCCTCCATCCCCGGCGGCGGTCCCTCGCACACGGCACGGGCGAGCCGGCGCAGCAGGTCCAGCAGAAGGTGCCGCGCCGCGAGCGGTGCGCGGGCGTTGCTCCTGACGGAGACGTCTCCCCACGCCTCGGCACCGAGCAGGATCGAGGAGTGACCGACCGTGTCGAGCACGAGGCGCGCCTTGCGCGCCAGGTGATGCAGCGTGAGGGCGAGTTCGTCGGCGTCGACCGGCGGGGCGACGAGGTGCGACTCCACCGCATCGTGAGGGGACCCCATGCGACGCAGGCGCCCCAGTCGCTGCTCGAAGCGTGCGACGGTCCACGGGAGGTCGAGATGGAGCACGACGGATGCGCCCTGCAGGTCGACACCCTCGCTCAGGACGTCGCTGGCGACGAGCACATCGACCCGCGCGATGTCGTCGCGCGACGTTCGAGCGCCAGGGGCAAACGCCGCGAGCAGTTCCTGCCGTGTCACCGGCCCGCTGGCGATGCAGGCGCCACGCCCCGTCAGGAGCGCCACGCGGGTCGTGGCGCGGAGTGCGCGATACGCCGCCTCGGCCGTCTCGGCGCTGTGCGTGAAGACCACCGCCTGTCGATCGCCGCACGACGCCAGGACCGCACGCATCCTGCCGAATCGCGCGTCGTCCCGTGCCGCGGCACCGCGCACCAGGGTGCGCACGGCGCGCAGCCCTTCGGCGTGTCGCCGCACGAGGTCGAGCAGAGGTGCGGTGTCGGGCGCCGGCGCCGGTGCCGCCATGAGCTGCGGGAAGGCGAGTTGTACGCTCCCGTCGTCGGCTGCCGTCCACGCGACGAGGTCGCGCCGATCGGGGAGACGGCCGCAGGTGAGGGCGTGCTCGAGGGCGGTGGCGGTGGCGAGGCGACGCTGGATTGCGGCGAGCAGCGCCGCATCGCTGGAGCACCACGCTCTCGTCAGCTGCAATACCACCAGTGACTCGGCCACGCCGCCGTCGGCGGGCGGGAGCGGCGGCGGGAGCGCGCGCAGCGCCGCCAGCACGGCAGGGGCGGGGGGCACGTCGTGGCGCACCGTCGCGCCGAGTGCGGGGAGGCGAACGCCCACGTCGCCGACGCGATGCCTGACGACGAGCGCGCCCAGGGAGGCGTCGTCAAGCGTGGCGGCGCCGGCACCGAGAAAGAGCGCGAGCAGTGCGTCGAGGTCGGCGCGCCGGTTGTGGATCGGGGTGGCGGTGAGCAGGAGCACGCGCACCCCGCGCGTGAGGTGCGTGAGCGCACGATAGCGCCGCGTCGCCGGCGAGCGTGCGCGATGGGCCTCGTCGAGGATGACGAGATCCCATCCTGCGGCCCTCGGCGCGCGCCCTGCGCTCAGCTGCTCATACGACGCGACGGTGATCTCGGCCTGGCACCGTCGCCCCGCCTCGCGCCAGAGCTCGCGCACGGCGGCCGGCGCCACCACGAGCACCGAGGAGTGGCGGCGCGCGACGGCAAGCGCGGTGTAGGTCTTGCCGAGGCCGACCTCGTCGGCGAGGAGGGCACCGCCGTGGCGCGCGAGAATCGCCAGGAGTCGGTGCATCCCCTCGACTTGGTGCGGATGGAGCGTGACGGTGCCGGCGCGCGCGTCACGTTCCCCCGGGCCCTCGGCGACGGCAACGCCTCCCAAAAGCGTTAGGCAGTGCTGAAAGAAGGCGCCGGGCGTGTCGATCATCGCCAGGTCCATTCCACGAGCGCGCGCGCCAGGGCTGGGCGCACGCGATACGCCGACACCGCCGCGTCGAGCAGTTCGTCGCTGCTGATCGATGCGCCGGCGACGCCGCGCATCCCGAGTGGGGCGAGGAGTTCCCGGGCCCTGACCCAGTCGGCCGGGATGGGGAGGCGCGCGACGGTCCAGCCGAGGTAGCGACGGAAGCCGCCGCGCGCCGGTTCGGCGAGCGCGTCGAGCCAGGCGGCGGCAAGCGGCGAGTTGAGGAGCGCCGCCAGTGCGGCCGCATCCGTATCGTCGCGGCACGTGGCGACATAGCAGGTATTGAGCGGGATGACCGGCGAATGCGCCGGGAGGATGCAGGCGCGTGGGCCGCGACTCATGTCGGCCCAGACGACGCGCGGGCGCGAGTTGCCCGCAGCGTCGATGCGATGCAACGACCACCAGGCACGCGTGCCGCGCAGGTCGGTCCGGCGCGAGAGGTCGCCCCGCCAACGCGCGAACCAGCGTGCCGCGAGCGGGGGGAGGGTCGCCAGCGGGCGCCCCACCTCGTCGTGCGTCCAGATGATGCGTTCGGCGCTGGCGGTCGGCGTCCATGCCCTGGCATGCTCGCCACGCAGGATCGGGCGCAGCAGGGTGGCCTCGATGCTCGCCTCGCGTCCGGCGCCCCGGATGACGGCCTGCACGCCGCCGTTGGCGAGCGCGTCGACGAGGAAGGCATCGTTGCACCCGCACTTGACGCCGAGTGCCGGTCGACCGAGTCCGCTCTCGGCGAGTGACGGGCCGGCGGCCGAGAGTCGGGCGAAGGCGGCGCGCGCCGGGGGAGGGAGGACGAGCCACGGCGCGCCCGGTGACGCGTCGTAGGCAAGTTCTCGCCAGCTGCAGGACCACTGGATGGCGAAGTCGCGCCGGTGCACCGCCAGCTGCACGGTCGGTGTGGCGCGCGCCGGCGAGGAGGCCCCGAACGGGGCGGGCGTCTCGGCGGGCGCCTGGGCAAGCGCGATAGCAGGCGCCTCAGCGGGCGCCAGGCGACGCACGACGACGAGCGACGGGTACGTCGCGGCATCGAAGGCGGCCGGAGCCTCGGACCAATCCTCCAGCAGGCGCAACTCATGCGCGGTCCCCAGCAGCCGACGCACGCCGCCGCCCGCCAGTGAACGCCAGAGCTTGAGCGGGAGGAGAAGGGCGAGCGTGCCGCCGGGACGCAGCACGTCCAGCGCGCGTTCGGCAAAGAGCGCGGCGAGGTCGACCTGCGCGGCGAAGCCGGCGCCGGCCCCGGCGGCGGCGGCCCCCGCCTGCCACGCCGCCTGCCGGAAGACGACGAACTCGCGGCGGAAGGCGTCGCGACGGTCGGGGGGGATGCGATGCAGGCGCACCCAAGGCGGATTGCCGACCACGAGGTCGAAGCCGCCGCGGCTCGCGACATCGGCGAAGTGCGAGGCGAAGCGGAAGGGGAGGGCGCCGCCGCGGGCGAGCGTGCGTTGTGCCTGACGGATGCCCCGCGTGCGCGTGCGCAACTCGGCCAGGGCGGCCCGTTCGTCGCCCACGGCCCCGCGTCGGTTGCCGAACAGGTCGCGCCCGCGCGCCGCACGCACCAGGGCGCGCCGCGCCACCGACGCGCGCTCGAGCTGTCGCTCCAGTTCGGCACGCGCCGCGCGCCGCTCCTCGCGGTCGAGGACCCGGGCGAGCGTGACCTTGCGCCGCCCGGTGGCGCGCACGTAGCGCTCGCGGAGCGCCGCCCCGTTAGGCGCCGGGTGCGGATGTGCGCGCGCTGCCTCCTGCCGATGCGGGTCTCCCATCACCACCACGCCGCCGTCGAGCGCGTCACCCACGCGCACGTTGCGGTCGAGGTTGGGGAGCGGCGGGACCTCGAGCGGATCGGAGACGTCGAGGTCCAGCACCACCGAGAGCCAGAGCCGCAGCTCGCAGAGCCAGACGGCCATCGGGTTGAGGTCGACTCCGAAGATCGACTGGGTGAGCACCGCGCGTCGCACCTCGGCGGCGGGGCGCGGATCGCCCAGGGTCGATGCGAGGTGTGCGACGCGCTCGAGCGCGTGGACGAGAAAGGCACCCGAGCCGCACGCCGGGTCAAGAAGGCGCCACGACAGCAGGGTGCGCCGGACGGCGTCTCGTTCCGCATCGGACAGCCGGGATGGCGCGCGCAGCGCCTCGTGCGCGTCGGGGACGACCTGCGCCGCCTCGAGCGCGTGCGCGAGCGCGGCGTCGGTGACCCGGGCCACGAGCGCATGCGGCGTGTAGTACGACCCGCTGTCGCGCCGCTCGCGCGACGCCATCAGCGACTCGAAGGCCCGCCCGAGGATCTCGGGGTCGATGGCGCTCTCGCTCCACTCGCGCTGCTGCTCGCGCACCGTGAAGCGGTAGCGCGTGAGGATGTCATCGAAGAGCGCCCCGAGGTCGTCGTCGCGAAAGCGCAACGCGCGGTGCCGCCGCTCGAGCGGCGAACGCGCGAACAGCCCACCATTGAGGAAGGGGACGCGCCCGAAGGCCCGGGCCGTCGCGGCCCGCGACGAGACCCGCGTGTTCAGGGTCCCGAAGAAGAGCGGATCGAGGAAGCGACGATGCGCCTCGCCGCCACTGGCCATCGTGCGATCGAGGTGACGCGCGAGGAAGTCGGCGTCGCCGTCGAGCCACCCCCGCGATTGCAGGAAGGCGAGGAAGACCAGGCGCGAGGTGGTGAGCAGGGCGAACTCGCGCCGCACCTCCGACGAAGCACTCCCCCGCGCCCCCTCGCCTAACGTGAGGACATGGTGCTCGAGCGCGCGGTAGAAACGATGCGACAGGGCCTCGCGCCCGAGGATCTCGCACCAGCGCTCGTGCACCGCGAGTTCTTCGCCGCTCGCCGCGGCCTCGAGCGCCATCAGCGTCTCGGCATCGCTTTCCAGGACCCGCTCCGGATGGAAGAGCAGCGCGCTGATGCGGGGGCGCGGTCCGTCGCCCCGCCAACTCGCGAGAGCCCCGCTCGCCCCCCCCGCCACGCCGGCGATCACGAGCCACAGATGATGCGGGGCGTCGCGATGCAGGCGCTGAGCGAGCGAGGCGACGACGGTGCGCAGCGCCGCGTGCCGCGTCGCGGTCACGAGCAGCGCGCGTCGTCCCCCCGCGCCAACCGCGACGCGCGCGGTGTCGATGGGGAGCCCCTCGAGCAGTGGGAGGGAGGGCGCGATCGGGAGCGCATCGGCGGCGAAGCCGAGCAGGCCGAGCAGGTCGCGCGGTGGCTGCCCGTCGGCAAAGCGGGTCAGCAAGTCGGTGGCGAGGCGTCGTGTAAGCACACTCGCACCGTACCGGCGGTGGGGCCGCCCTCTCGTACCGGATCATTGCACCTTGGGCGATTTTCGTGACATCGGCGAGGGTGGTGCTGTATCATGCCGATACACGGATGCATCGCGACGATCGGCTGCCGGCGAGGGCGCACGGGCCGCGCCGCATCGCAAGTCACAATTCAGCAATGACTTACGTTGCTTTACATGGCGAGTAGTTCTCGGTCTCGTCCATGCATGGAGAGTGGTCTCGTGCAGGAGAAGTCCCGCCGTTACCACTCGCCGAAAGGAATCGCCCGCCGTGCTGTGTCGCTTCGCCTCGTCCACGCCGATCGGATGCCGCCGTGTCTGCAGCCGTCGCTAGGCTGCGACAGGGCCCAGCGCGCATCGTCGGAGCGATCCCACTCGCCGTAACCCAGCCCGTGCCGACGCTCGCGCTCTTCGCCCTCTCCGATTCGTTCTCCGAACTCTGGCCCCGTCTGGCGGCCGAGTGCGGGTTCGACCTCGTCACGCTCAGCGATCCACGCGAGCTGACGGGGAGTTCGGCGGCTGCCGTGCTGCTGGCGGGCGGTGGGGCGGAAGGGGAAATGGAGGGGGCCGTGCGACGCGTGGCAGGGAGCGGCATCGACGTCGTCGCGGTCGGCTCGCTTCCGAACCATCGCACGGCGGCGACGATCGTTCGTGCGGGGGCCGCCGAGTACTTCGCCCTCCCCCCCGATGTCGCGCTGCTTGCCTCATGGCTGCGCGAACGTGCCGAGCGTCCGAAGCAGCAGGAACGGCGCGCGCAGTTCGCCGAGGCCGAGCGGGCGAAGTACCGGTTCACCGGGATCCTGGGGGAGAGCGCGGCCATCAAGGGCGCGCTCGCGCGTGCCTCACGCGTCATCCCGCATCCGGCGGTGACGGTCCTCATTTCGGGCGAGACGGGCACCGGCAAGGAGCTGGTCGCGCGCGCCATTCACTACAACGGCCCGCGGCGCGAGGCGCCGTTCGTCGACGTGAACTGCGCGGCGCTTCCCGATCACCTGCTGGAAAGCGAGTTGTTCGGGCACGAGAAGGGAGCGTTCACCGACGCCAGCGCCGCCAAGCCCGGGCTCTTCGAGCTCGCCAACGGCGGGACGCTCTTCCTCGACGAGATCGGCCATCTCCCGTTAGGCCTGCAGGGCAAGCTGCTGCGCGCCCTCGAGGAGCGGGTGGTGCGTCGCGTGGGCGGGACGAAGAACATCGCGGTCGACCTGCGGGTGATCGCGGCGTCGCACGTCGAGCTCGCGGCCGCGGTGAAGCGGGGCGAGTTCCGCGAAGACCTGTTCTATCGGCTCAACGTGGTGCCGATCGAGCTGCCGGCGCTTCGCCAGCGGCGCGACGACATCCTGCCGCTCGCGCGGCACTTCCTGGCCAAGTTCGCCGCCGACTACGGCCTCCCGGCCCCGACCTTCACGCCGGCGGCCGAGCGCGAGCTGCTGCATCGGGACTGGGCAGGCAA comes from the Gemmatimonadota bacterium genome and includes:
- a CDS encoding DUF4097 family beta strand repeat protein produces the protein MTLALKHALLGTLLAAAPLAVPVASLDAQGTPDFSWEGRIPRGRWLYVRNLNGAIRVDRASGDKAEVIGEKRVRRGSGDAVRIEVKKLANDDILICAIWNENTTCDEDGYRTRGNDGWNRRNEVSVEFTVRLPEGVKLVSSSVNGSLRIEGATSEVEASTVNGGILAYTSGGPVRASTVNGGIEVRMRETGTEDLDFETVNGSVEIELPAGLNADLDMRTVNGRVSSDFPLTLTGRINPRHIRATIGKGGQRLKVSTVNGSVDIRKM
- a CDS encoding DUF4097 family beta strand repeat protein — encoded protein: MPRSPVLLALALATALPATLHAQSSERSIERMAENIAAAAERMAARVEKHATLMAERIEREIERKRKSDPNWNGDDDTRDRARRNDDVPQGRSRVDTTVAFSADGTIDLSNISGEIVVTGWSRREAQIKASSERGRLELDVSSSRITLEEEGRGSMWGGSRRGDSRYEVSVPRGVRVIARSISGDVMVRGTGGEVEAGSTSGDVQVEDAVRRIELTSVSGDVTARQLKGTVEATSVSGSVELDAVDGDLHANTTSGDITLSGITSRDVETSTTSGDITFAGDMATDGRYEFHSHSGTIELSIPGSANARFSVETFSGELESDFPITLQPGDRSSRRPRRFEFSVGNGGARIIAETFSGDLEIRKR
- a CDS encoding zf-HC2 domain-containing protein, which translates into the protein MTNRNLTCAEVDERLGDYLEGALDDASVADLELHLSGCTACTALVHDFERITRDAATLPALTPSHDLWPAIAQRLDTPVADLGAHAAAREAARPGRQAPSRWHRLRLGAVAAGLMAITALSTYVLTSRRQAPTLAANPATDSAPRTPDQTTSSLSPAAAGVVAADPVLAATPSAASATPVSRAERLPARETYNAEISTLRGVLAERRSELDPRTVAVLESSIATIDSAIAEARRALEVDPASRFLSTQLNKALEKKLGLLRTAALLPSRT
- a CDS encoding RNA polymerase sigma factor encodes the protein MEPTPLPVATDASDVALAAQAAAGDRRAFERLYRSHVNRVFAVCARMVHDRTHAEELTQDVFVRAWDKLSLFRGDSAFGTWLHRLAVNVVLNARKSDGRKHARFEDDGDAIDQLPQGSSASTPGASIDLEAAIALLPPGARKIFVLHDVEGYKHEEIAGMLGITAGGSKAQLHRARHLLREALNR
- a CDS encoding HAD-IA family hydrolase → MSSPSTRPTPATAPDVSPPRRHPVVLFDLDGTLIDSLELLVGAMQHAFDSREGPRPTVEQWVATIGRPLMWQFGQYATGEDDLQQLVRTYRAFQYEHHDRLTRTFDGIPALIERLRTAGHPLGVVTSKADHLANRSLAYVGLAPSFDVVVGADRTTKHKPDPDPLWFALAALDDRPDRTVYIGDSPFDVMAGNAAGTVTIGVTWGAATHHQLLEASPTHVVSSVGELDTLLAKLGSTLAT
- a CDS encoding DEAD/DEAH box helicase; the protein is MIDTPGAFFQHCLTLLGGVAVAEGPGERDARAGTVTLHPHQVEGMHRLLAILARHGGALLADEVGLGKTYTALAVARRHSSVLVVAPAAVRELWREAGRRCQAEITVASYEQLSAGRAPRAAGWDLVILDEAHRARSPATRRYRALTHLTRGVRVLLLTATPIHNRRADLDALLALFLGAGAATLDDASLGALVVRHRVGDVGVRLPALGATVRHDVPPAPAVLAALRALPPPLPPADGGVAESLVVLQLTRAWCSSDAALLAAIQRRLATATALEHALTCGRLPDRRDLVAWTAADDGSVQLAFPQLMAAPAPAPDTAPLLDLVRRHAEGLRAVRTLVRGAAARDDARFGRMRAVLASCGDRQAVVFTHSAETAEAAYRALRATTRVALLTGRGACIASGPVTRQELLAAFAPGARTSRDDIARVDVLVASDVLSEGVDLQGASVVLHLDLPWTVARFEQRLGRLRRMGSPHDAVESHLVAPPVDADELALTLHHLARKARLVLDTVGHSSILLGAEAWGDVSVRSNARAPLAARHLLLDLLRRLARAVCEGPPPGMEAARDARAARGAKAALDDRRDPHADHDTPLLRWHVHGLSAPQSLAIVSVGRDPQLVSASAAGVTIAPDEVVPQLEALLPILTSPDPRPSAPPTGVSCNSREPSTARLLPVERALFHWCAQQAARHQLAPDAAHTSRGHRRLLRALGAVVARAPRSQRPAVARCAADGRRLVMARSGAGIEQLMEALAAEAPPPPHARAPDDRAWLERVVSSLRDVAPPAPLSHPVSANLSAPDHVRLEAVLTLLPDGAGA
- a CDS encoding sigma-54-dependent Fis family transcriptional regulator, which gives rise to MPTLALFALSDSFSELWPRLAAECGFDLVTLSDPRELTGSSAAAVLLAGGGAEGEMEGAVRRVAGSGIDVVAVGSLPNHRTAATIVRAGAAEYFALPPDVALLASWLRERAERPKQQERRAQFAEAERAKYRFTGILGESAAIKGALARASRVIPHPAVTVLISGETGTGKELVARAIHYNGPRREAPFVDVNCAALPDHLLESELFGHEKGAFTDASAAKPGLFELANGGTLFLDEIGHLPLGLQGKLLRALEERVVRRVGGTKNIAVDLRVIAASHVELAAAVKRGEFREDLFYRLNVVPIELPALRQRRDDILPLARHFLAKFAADYGLPAPTFTPAAERELLHRDWAGNVRELRNLMERCTLLSVDGVLDRDDLVEPTRAPVHTDGIPFPATIAELQKAAAREMLALCGGNKSEAARRLGISRPRLQRLLDGTADTGGDDDGDV